Genomic window (Zingiber officinale cultivar Zhangliang chromosome 2B, Zo_v1.1, whole genome shotgun sequence):
GTCCGACTTGCCTCCTTCACTCGTCCCGTTCATCCCAGGACGGCACGTCCATCCCGGCCTGTCACCCCTGTTCATCCCCGGGCCCCGCCTACTGCCCGACCCCTCACCCTGACGCCTCTTCAATCAATTAATCCTCCCCGAACTACTTATATCCCTGGTTGTGGCCTCGGTCAAAGATCAGTCAACGTACCTTACGCCAGCCCTGCCTTCAGAGAAGCTTCCCAAGCGGCCCGTCAAGCATGTTCTGTGAATGACTGCCTAAGCCGGGATGCCCCTTCTTCTTCTCGGTGTAGGGTTCGGCTACCTTCCGATAATTCTGATTCGGATGACCAGCCGTTGGCTCAGAGACTTCGCCATAGGGCCCCCGATCCTATACCAGACTCGGGCCCTTCCACTATTCCTCCTCCGCCTCCTACTGCAACCACCACTTCTCCTTCGCCTCCTATTGCAACCCCGACTCTTGTCCTGAGCCAAACAGAGGTTCCCCCTGCTCCATCCGCGGTTTCGTTTGAGCCTCCGCCAGCTCAACCTTCCACATCGCAGCAGCATCAGAGCAGTGAAGCTGGCCCCTCGCATCGCCCTTCACCAGCTACTTCACCGCCAGAACCTTCTCAGGTGCCTCCCTCAGTTCCTTCTGGGTCAGCTGCTAGGCCTTCTAGCTCCGTTGCTGGGCCTTTCCAACCACCACCATCTGTTCCTCTCTATTATCGTACCACTACTCCTTTTGAAGCTGGGTTACAGTCTCGGCGAGATGTTCCCACCAGCTCCTTGACAATGAAAGATCGCTTGACCACTTTGTgggaagaaagtatgcatcagATGGAACTCTTGCCGCCCCTGCCCAGATGGATAGATTCTCTGAGCTGTATATCAAGGTAAGCTTCCATGATTGATTACCATAGCTATTATCCTCCCCATTTTTATCAGATGTTTCCTTTATGTTCTAGGCCTGTGCAGAGTCCCTAATAATAAACCAATCCTTCCATGTTGTTCATCACCAAAATAAGATGCTACGGGATAAGGTTGCTGAACTGGAGCTGCAATTAAATAACCCGATGCAAGCTAGTCAGGCCCTGAGAGCCGAAATAAAGGATCTGACCAAAAAGAAGAACTATCTGGAAGTATCCTTGGCGCTAGCTAACCATGAGCTTAAAGGCCTTAAGGAAGAAAAAAGTCTGGTCAACGTCGTGCACCAGCAACGTATGGATCAACAAACTTTGGTGCATCAACGAGTCGTTGACCAGCTGACCCAGAAGCTATGTGCTACCGAAACCTTAGCACAAGAACAGGACAAGAAATTAAAATCCTAGACAACCCAATTAACATCTCAAGCAGCAGAACTTCTGACAGCCCGGACTGAACTAGCTTAGGCCCGGGCTACTGCTGAAGGAGTATCTACAGCCCTAGCCATCTATAAGGAAGGAGAGAATGATCGCTGTCAACAGAGTCGCGCTTTGTACTTGTGTTCCCTAGAGTTTTGTATACAAGCAGGACAGCGTTTCTCTACATCTATTATATATGGTGCGGCCGGGGCTCTACGACAACTTTATGAACAGAGCTACTTGAAATCAGCTCCTCCTCTTGAATTTTTAGATCACGACCGGATCCTTAAAGAGATCTCGGATgatatttttgctcctttcaaatgatacTTATTCACTGCCTGTAACTTAAAGACTTTCTGTGAAatacttcatttcttttcttaaTTCATATCCATTTGTACTTTGAGGTTTACTTTGCTAAAATTTCTTAATCTGTTgaaaaaaatactaggatatatAATTCCCACTTTAACATATCCTCTTACCGAACTATCTGGTCTACCTTTAACCCCATCCTGCTATCCCGACCTGTCAAACATTTGTCAGCCCgatttcttcttctttatatGACTCTTTAGACTCGGTAAGGCAGCAAGTAGTTAGTGCTCCACGGTCGGTCTAGCTTCTTGCCCTGGTTATCTTATAAATAATAAGCTCCGAACGAtaatttcttgataactttgtagGGTCCATCCCGCTGCGGTGTTAACTTGGCCACATCTCCCATAGGCTTAACTTGCTTCCAGATCAGATATCCTTCCCCGAAGAATCTAGGAATCactcttctattataattttgcctcattctttgtTGATAGGCCTCCAGCCGAGCCGTCGTTCTGTCACGGGTTTCACTAATGAGATCCAGTTCAGCCAACCACCGCTCTGCGTTTCCTTCATCGTATAATGTCCTCCTGCCTGATGGCACTCCAATTTCTATGGGTACTACCGCTTCGTTGCCATAAACCAGATGGAATGGTGTCAGACCAGTACTTTCTCGGGGTGTTGTATGATAGGCCCATAGAATGCTTGACAACTCTTCCACCCAGTTGCCTCCCACATGATCCAACTTAACCTTCAAATCTCGCATGATTTCTCGATTAACCACCTCgatctgaccattgctttgcgggtatgctactgaagtgaaggcttgcGTGATGTCAAATCCCTTACACCAGGCCTGAATTTTTTGCCCCTGAAATTGCCTCCCAttgtctgataccaatttatgcaGAATGCCGAACCTGCAGAGAATATTCTTCCACAGAAACTGGATGCCCGCATCTTCTATGATCCTGGCCAGGGCCTCTGCTTCGACCCACTTAGAGAAAAAAACcaccgccaccaataagaaacGTCTCTGACCCGGAGCCATCggaaatggtcccacaatatccatgccccattgataaAAAAGACAAAAGACTATAGATGTTCTCAGCAGAGCCGTTGGTTGATgtgttaaattttgatgtttctggcaggGCAGGCAGGTATTTACCAGCTTGTGAGCATCCCTCTGTAAAGTAGgtcagaaatacccggccagaaGTACCTTGTGGGATAATGTCCGACCGCCTACATGACTGCTATAgcatcccagatgtatttctcgcaaggcctggtcgACCTCCTCCATATCCAAGCATTTGAGTAAGGGTCTAGAGAAGGACCTCTTATAGAGCTGATCCCCGATCATGACATAATCATGGGCTTGCTTCCTGACCAGCCGTGATTCTTCTGGGTCGGTCGGTAAGATACCCTGCCTAAGATAGTTGATCATGGGCGTCCGCCAATCAATAGTTGTTTCCCTATTGTTTTgcagatctatctgagctataaggaaagtTTGTGCCATTGACCGGTCCAACACCCAAGTGGTAAGGAACTGGCCATCTTTACTAGCTCATCTGCCTTCTCATTCTCTGCCCTGGGGATTTTGGTTATTGTGATTTCTACAAATTCCTCTTTTATCTTCTCATAAGCTTCCCGGTATACTTGtaatttatcacaatttatcataaagttgtcagtcacttgctgagttactagctgggAATCTGAATAAATGATTACCCGAGCTACCCCTACATGTCGGGCTGCTTGCAGTCCTGCCAACAAAGCCTCGTATTCTatttcattgttggtggctcggaAATTCAATTGAACAACCAATTGGAGTATATCCCCTTGGGGAGATATCAATAAGACCCCGACCCCGCTTCCTTGGTGATTTGctgatccatccacatagaccttccaggtttcttcagagttggtctgatgaatttctgttaagaaatctgcTAAGGCCTGCGCCTTAATGGCTATGCGGTGCTGATATTGTATATCGTATTCCCCCAACTCTGTCGCCCACTTGATAAACCGACCTAAACTTCTACATTAGTCAGAGCTCtccccatggtgctattggtcaaAACTGTGATAGGATGTGCTAAGAAGTAAGGTCTTAACCGCCGAGCCATAaggaccaatccataaaccaacttctcgagGGCGAGTATCGAGACTCGACCCCTTTTAATAGATGATTGAAGAAATACACTGGTCGTTGTATATTATCATATTCCTTAACAAGCACAACCCCTACGGTCTCGGGGGTGGCAGATAAGTAGACCCATAAGGGTTCCCCAACAACTGGCTTGAATAAAGATGGCAAAGCCTCCAAATacttcttcagctcctcaaaagctcgggtacagtcttcatcccattggaatttggaggcCTTCCTAAGCACTTTAAAGAAAGGAGCGGCCCGGTCTGTAGATCTAGAAATGAATCTTGACAGTGCTGTTATTCTGTCGACCAGCTTCTGAGTTCCTTCAAATTCTGGGGAGGTTGCATATCACGTAGCGCCCGAACTTTTTCTGGATTAgcttctattccccgctcggtcaccaagtagcccaagaattttcctcctttagccCCAAACAGGCATTTCAAGGGGTTCAGCTTCATCCCATATTGTCGGAGAGTCTTGCAGGTCTCTTCTGCATCCCTGATCAGGTTCACAGCTAAAGGGGACTTGatgagtatgtcatccacataaacctccacattGCGCCCGATCTGTTCccggaagattttgtccatcattctTTGGTATATGGCTCTTGCGTTCCTGAGACCgaagggcatgacagtataacagaaggtatcatcagccgtaatgaagctaaccttttcttggtcctccaccactaaaggtatctgatgatacccctggtatgcatccagcatgcagatcCTCTTGCAGCCGGTAgtggaatccaccatctgatTGATCTGGGGCAGAGGATAGCAATCCTTGGGGCTAGCTCTGTTGTGGTCTCGGaagtctatgcatactctccacttattgttgggctttTTCACTAAGACCACATTAGGAAGCCAGGATGAGAACTGCACTTCTCGAACATGGCCtaccttcctgagctgatccacatCAACTCTGATTATTTTGTTCTGGTCGGCTGAgaagtttcttttcttttgcttgacaggtTGGGAATCTGGTAGTAAATGTAACTTATGCTCGACTACTTCCGGCCTGACCCTAGGTAACTCCTCTgtagaccaggcgaagacatcctAGTTATGGATCAAACATTGGACTAACTCTTCCttgagaggagaaggaaggtcgCTTGCCAAGCGAGTTAGACTCTCAGGACGCTCAGCGTATAGTTGCACCTCCTCCTAGGGGATGAGTTCTTCAGCCATGGGCGAAGGCTCTTCTTGAACAGCATGGACGCCTCCATCTTGAAACCTTTGATTTTTTCGAGCCTCCACCCGGATCATATCAATATAGCACCGGCGAGAGACCCCCTGCTCTCCTTTAACTTTGCCGACCTGCTCGCCAATGGGAAATTTGATTTTCTGATGGAAGGTCGAAACAGTAGCCCTAAATTCATGCAGAGCGGGCCttcccaaaatgacattataaGAGGAGGGGGAGTCTACTACTATAAAAGTACTCCTCCGTATGCGCACCAATGGCTCGGTGCCCAGGGATATTGCCAGTTTAATCTGACCCATTGGCTTCACCTCATTGCCTGTAAATCCATATAGAGACATAGCCACAGGCTAAAGTTCAGTGGCatcgatctgcatctcctcgaatgcAGTTCTGAAcagaatattgaccgagctcccggtgtcaacgaaaacccgagccactcggtTATTGGCGATGATagctttgatgataagggcatcatcatgaggcagCTCCAGACCTTCTAGGTCTGCCGACTCAAAGCTGATAACAGGGCCAGAAGCCTACTCCTAGCTGCATCCCACAGTATGAACCTCCAAGCGACACACATGTGACTTGCGCGCTCTTCCCGAATCTCCATCAGTTAGCCCTCCAGAGATCATACCAATCTCTCGGACGGCGGCGTTGCCTCTATTCTCGGCTTCCTGCGCTCCTTCTGGCTCTTTCCCCTGACCAAGTTGATGAGTACTGGGTCCTGCTAGGTCAGGGCGGGGTTGCCCGACCTGTCCAGCCGCGGTTCGTTGCTCTTCCATCATCTTGAGCACTTGAGGGGCTAGCTCGGGCGGTGGTAAGCCTAACTCGATAGCCCGCTTGAAATCCTGAACAAACTGGAAACAGTGATTAGTATCATGAGTGCGAAACCGATGATAAGTGCAATATCGAGTGTTCCATGGTCCAGGTCGGGGAGCATGCACGGCTGCGACTCGGGGGGCTGGTCTGACCTCCGGCCCGGGATGGAAAGTAGGTCTGGCTTCCCGAGCACGCGGCAGAGGTTGAGGAGGTGGTTGAGGCACCCTTCTTTTTGGTTTATTGGTAGGTGGAGGTGGTCTCTCGGCTTTCCTCCGGGCCGCCTGTGCTTCTTCTACTTTGATGTAGCAGGCAattttttccaccatctcatcaaaattccaaGCGAGATTTTTGATGAGATCCCTGAAGAATTCTCCTTCCCCTAATCCATGAGAGAATGTGCTCATCAGAATCTCCAAAGTGGCGGTGGAGACATCCTgggccacttgattgaagcggttgatataacttcttaaggGCTCGGTCGGCCCTTGCTTAAGAGCGAAAAGACAGTGATTCGTCTTCTGATATTTCTTACTGCTAGCAAAGCGACGCAGGAAGGCCGTCTTGAAGTCCAAAAAATAGGTGATGGATCCTTGAGGTAGCCCATCAAACCACTTTAACACTGAGCCAGCTAAAGTGTTCAAGAAAACTCGACACTTGACAGCATCACTGTATTGGTGCAGCAGGGCTGCATTTTTAAACTTGCGTAAATGCTCTTCCGGGTCTTTGCTCCCGTCATACTCTCTGATCGATGGGGCCCTGTATCCCTTGGGCAATCTTTCATTTAAAATCCTGGCCGAGAATGATACTCTCTCATCCGGGTCTTCTGGGAACACTTCCGGTATGATGAGAGCCTTCCCTTTCTTCGAATCTCTGGGCAAGGAACTTTCAGCCATGGAGACTTGCTGCTGTTCTTTCTTAAGGCTGTGGCCTTGGGTTTCTAGCTGATCATACCCCACGCCGGGCTCACGATAAGGAACCTGAGGAAATGCCTCAGGCTGTTTTCTCTTAGAGCCCCGATCTGAGATAGGAAGGGGTTCTTTGGAAGCTTCAATAGGAGCTTGGCGTGGTCGAGAGGCAGTCGATTGCTTCTCGGAGGCTGCTcacctcttggcctccttgaagagttCGTATTCTCCGGTGGTCATGGTGACATTGATGCGAccagactcctccatcttcacgttttgGAACAGGTTATTATGTTCCCACAGACAACGCTAAATTTAATCCCgtctggaagctgagtcggatggaggcgGACCTTgatgtactggaagttgacgAAAAGTCGCTGCGGCGTCGGATCTATCTGGCACCCTCCAGAAAGGTTCACACGGGTGGTTGACAAAGGAAGATAACCAGGACGATGACACTGCGGCTCTGCGCACACTTAGATGatcccacgagtcgttagagaccagaaaccagggaaaaagtccacgggtcaggtcctccgacgctcaagtcaggtatttttttccccagaaacacagagaaaggatgaaaagtaaagactagtgagaaatgacgagtgagcgtacctacacaagggacaaaacatccctttttatactgcaacggatgtttctgggacctggcgagtgtcagggaatgtcggctgtcaggctttgtctagcGGTGATTAACATGTGACTCTTCTTAATAGGCCGGCGGCAAAACTAAAGGCGTAgtgagccccgactgttagcatattccctgacacattgattattctctgacagtcTCTGACAAGCGGTTACAATTCTttggcttgtttgtcctgtagtgccttCACGCTGGGTCTGTATTCCGAGATCTGTACTCTGACTTGCTTCTATATGTTGTTATTTGTGGTTCATATATCCCGATCTGTGCGTTAGGCTTGTATCCCGACCTGCCTTTGTcagctgttatccatggcctgtacgttcTGACCTGTACGCTAGAGCTGTGTCCCGACCTActtctgtctactgttatccatgacctgtacgtcccgacctgtatgccaggtctgtatcccgacctgtatCTGTCGTTATCCATGGCGTGTACATCCCATCCTGTATGCTAGGTCTATGTCCCGACTTGcttctgtctactgttatccatgacttgtacgtcccgacctgtacgctagagctatgtcccgacctgcttatgtctactgttatccatgaccTATACgtctcgacctgtacgccaggtctgtatcctgacctgtATCTGTCATTATCCATGGcgtgtacgtcccgacctgtatgctaggtctgtgtcccgacctgtaTTTGTCGTTATCCATGGcgtgtacgtcccgacctgtacgctaggtctatGTCCCAACCTACTTCtgcctactgttatccatggcttgtacgtcccgacctacttctgtctattgttatccatgacctgtacgtcccgacctgtactccaggtctgtatcccgacatgcttctgtttactgttatccatggcttgtacgtcccgacctgtaggccaggtctgtatcccgacatGCTTCtatttactgttatccatggcttgtacgtcccgacctgtacgccaggtctgtatcctgaccttCTGGGTTTCGCCCGAGGCTTTTCCTTTTGCGTCTCTATCTGGCCTGTGGGCCTCCTCCTCAACTATGCCTGGCCTGTAGGTCCAGCTTTCAGCTGTACCCGGCCTGTGGGTTCAGTTCTCAACTGTATCTGACCCGTGGGCCCAATTCTTGATCACTATCGAGGCCGGCTATTGTCCGACTCGCCTCGTCAGCTGAGACTCTGACCCTGGCCATGCAAAACTTGACTTCGggcctccacgtaagcttgacttctgaccggccacggaggctggacttctgacctccacgtcggCTTGACTTCTAACCTTCGTaacctttgttggtgcaatattccctaggtcaaggttgacctgtttgactgggcttgaagtgagtcaagctcaagtcttaatgtttatgttttgatggtttgacaatacatgttgacaatacatgttgacaacacatggagattgcaggtgcaattgttcatgtgtggagattatgatggagagtcaagtaggtcaaggttgaccggatacttgactggaaaatcctggtaagtgaagccaggtgaaaatcctagtgagtgaagctaggtgaaagacctggtgagtgaagccaggcataagagaagtcctagtgagtgaagctaggcagaagggaagtcctggtgagtgaagctaggcagtgaggaaatcctagtgagtgaagctaggtgaaagtcctggtgagtgaagccaagcagaagagaaatcctagtgagtgaagctaggcagaagggaagtcctagtgagtgaagccaggcacggggaaatccagatgggtcaaggttgaccaaacatctagtgaaagtccaagtaggtcaaaggaattgaccggatacttggcaagaggagaaaagtccaagtgggtcaaagggattgaccagacacttggtgagagagtcctagctggtcaagggtgaccggatgctaggttttatatactaacaagtcatggttgactagatgttggtttagggggctttggacttgcttttgggcaagaaccaagatctggattgatcagccgattgatccagcagatctggatcgattaaccgatcgatctagcagatctggatcgatcagccgatcgattggatcatgcccaatcgatcggctgatcgatcgggtgagtccccacgaacagaatacctttggatcgatctgtggatcgatccagaggtcccaatcgatcagtggatcgattgggagctgctgtttgtgtgcgataagccctggatcgatcagccgatcgatctaggctattccagagagcacagagtcgctctggattgatcggttgatcgatccaaagtctcccccatcgattgggagcaatccaatcgatcgggatccgaccgttggcgtcgtatttagctgcaggcgagcgtttccttcagcaggatttacacgattcatctccaatcttcaccagcgactccacagctatctctcaagttcagattgcgggttcttgaagattcttggaggttcttccaagtcaagaggcggatcaaaagcaagaagagaagttagggttagggtttattgtaagcttttgcttgtatttcatatcctttcctttcttcttgtattgagagtttgtaaaggcttctccgccttcggtagttaccgtagaggagtgtgtttcatagtggagggtgcgtgagtgtgtggatccttagattagtcacctcttgtgaggtggataccaagtaaaatccatttgttagcgttatattttgtttcttgtacatttctgctgcacatctttgaagaaacaagcaacgccaaccacgaagcacgcgacgagctattcccccccccccccccctctagctacttttcggtcccaacaagtggtatcagagcaaggtcgctcttcaccggaatcatcgctggaaggggcaaatttaacaagcaaagctagagggtgaagaagttggagcaaattcatcaaagtcaaagaattcaagaagctcaacttcaagatgcaattccaagatggacttggatttgacacaagggtggctccaccgtacacaatgacaagcttcgattcttggagatcaagaatcgaaaatttcttgatgatggagatagagcaatggtttgctctcatggaaggtttcgaagctccaaagaattccaagggcaaagtcctcaagaaaagcaaatggagtaaggagcaactccaaagatgtgaggccaatgacaaagtgaccaagcttttggtcaacttattgccaagcaacatcttggagcaaattggagattttgaagatgccaaagagttatggagcaaattggcaaagactCATgaaatcccctccactgtaccaagccaagaaaaatccaaagagggtgactcattggagcaagatcaagaggaggactccgaggttgagagatgctcaactttcgaagaagaagtccaagaagcctcatcttcaacggaatgcaatgaagagggcaaggagggagcatactccttgttccatgaacaagatgaagatgaagaagcctccacttctaggattgagggggagcaatccttggtgacgccgaatcaagaagaagaagaagcttctacatccgggtcaagagaagaagagaaggaagaggtttCCACCTCAACAAGTCAAgccaaatctattggaggagcatcattatcggatcaagaggaagcctctacctccggatccaaaggagaaagtgtcatttctacacaaaaaggtataaacattttaattaataataaaaatcatattatatgctttgaatgtagggaacatgggcattacaagagcaaatgccctaaattgaccaagaagaagggccaagtggcacaaaagggcaaggagaagcccaaggaggccATCCCCACTACAAAgaaaagcaaggagcacattgtatgtttctcttgcaatcaaaaggggcattaccgaagtcaatgtcctaaggggaagaaggtggtcaaggctcaaggaggaagctcaactcaagggggagcctccaagataaaaaagaaggtatcttttattgagcctacccctttaaattatggtaaaaagcatgctaattcaagtttatatcatttt
Coding sequences:
- the LOC122048351 gene encoding extensin-like, which gives rise to MELMRRGRVILQRRLLPYSSSTSVGVASPANPRPRLPRRAASTVRLASFTRPVHPRTARPSRPVTPVHPRAPPTARPLTLTPLQSINPPRTTYIPGCGLGQRSVNVPYASPAFREASQAARQACSVNDCLSRDAPSSSRCRVRLPSDNSDSDDQPLAQRLRHRAPDPIPDSGPSTIPPPPPTATTTSPSPPIATPTLVLSQTEVPPAPSAVSFEPPPAQPSTSQQHQSSEAGPSHRPSPATSPPEPSQVPPSVPSGSAARPSSSVAGPFQPPPSVPLYYRTTTPFEAGLQSRRDVPTSSLTMKDRLTTLWEESMHQMELLPPLPRWIDSLSCISR